Within the Herbaspirillum sp. RTI4 genome, the region GAAAGTGTATGCCGATGGAACGCATCCGCACGCTGCACAGCAACCTAAAGCACTTGAACTGTAAGGAATAGACATGATCGGTAACTACAATTACGGAACCGGCCGTCGCAAAAGTGCAGTGGCTCGCGTGTTCATCAAATCTGGTTCAGGTCAGATCGTGGTCAACGGCAAACCAGCTAACGAGTATTTTTCGCGCGAAACCGGTTTGATGGTGATTCGTCAGCCATTGGAACTGACCAATAATGTCGAGCGTTTCGACATCATGGTCAATGTCCACGGCGGCGGCGAGTCTGGCCAGGCTGGCGCAGTACGTCACGGCATTACTCGTGCACTGATCGACTACGATGCGACGCTCAAGCCTGAGCTGTCGAAAGCAGGCTTCGTTACTCGTGATGCACGTGAAGTCGAGCGTAAAAAAGTTGGTTTGCGCAAGGCACGTCGCGCAAAACAATTCTCCAAGCGCTAATCCGCGTTTTCGGAAAATCGAAAAGCCGCTGGCATTATGCTGGCGGCTTTTTGCATTGTTGCACTGGATTTGTGGACAGGTCTCAAATAAAAAAGCTAGTTCCGCTGGTAAAATCAACTTTTTGCGCATCGCCTGAGGGCGCGGCGTCTTTATCTCCGCTGCGTGGTTGCGTCGCGGTAATGTCCATGCATAGTTAGTAAGGAGTCCACATGATCAAGGTCGGTATCGTCGGGGGAACGGGCTACACAGGAGTCGAGTTGTTGCGTTTGCTTTCCATGCATCCACAGGCGCGCGTGCAAGCCGTGACTTCTCGCAAGGAAGACGGCATGCCGGTTGCTGATATGTACCCATCGTTGCGTGGGCATGTCGATGTCGCGTTCAGTTCTCCCGAAAAAGCGGCGCTGACAGATTGTGACGTAGTATTTTTTGCGACGCCACACGGCGTGGCGATGGCCCAGGCACCGGAATTGCTCGCGGCTGGTGTCAAAGTGATCGATCTGGCAGCCGATTTCCGTTTGCAGGATACGGCAGTGTTCGAAAAATGGTACAAAATGCCGCACAGTTGCCCGGAGCTGCTGAAAGAAGCCGCTTACGGCTTGCCCGAACTCAATCGGGCGCAGATCAGAAAAGCGCGTTTGGTCGGCAACCCTGGTTGTTATCCGACGACCATGCAATTGGGCTTGGCCCCATTGCTTCGTGCTGGCGTGGTGGATGCTACGCGTCTGATCGCCGATTGCAAATCGGGCGTATCCGGCGCTGGCCGCAAGGCCGAAATATCGATGCTGTTTTCTGAAGCGTCGGATAATTTCAAGGCCTATGGCATATCGGGACACCGGCATTTGCCCGAAACCGTGGAGCAACTGACGAAGCTGACGGCAGAAAAAGTTGGACTTCTATTTTCACCGCATCTGGTGCCGATGATACGCGGTATGCACTCCACAATTTACGCACGGCTTACCTCAGAAATTGACAACGCAAGCCTGCAAGCCTTGTTCGAAGATGCTTACCGTGACGAGCCTTTCGTCGATGTGATGCCCTTTGGTTCTCACCCCGAAACCCGTAGTACGCGTGCTTCCAATATGCTGCGCATCGCCTTGCATCGGCCTGAGGACGGCGACACCGTGGTAGTGCTGGTGGTTCAGGATAATCTGGTCAAGGGCGCTGCGGGGCAAGCGGTGCAATGTATGAATCTGATGTTTGGTATTCAGGAGACGGCTGGCCTGATGCACGTGCCGGTTATGCCGTGAAGTACCGTTTATGGGTGCGGCGGATGTCAGTGTCGGCACCGCGCATGACCATTCGCCGTCATTTGCCGTGGCCTTTGCGCGCGGTGATCTTCACTGCCTTGATCGCTCTGGGCGGCGTACTCGCCAAGTGGGCTTACGACATTGATGTTCGTTTGCACGAACATTTGCCTGCAGGGACCTCTTCGGGGCGAATGGAAGAACTCACGGGACAGGTGAAAGCACTGAGCGAAGAGCGAGATCGCCTGGTCAGTGCTGCGGATGCTGCGGAGAGCCAGCTAAGCATTGAGCGGGCGAGCGGCGCGCAGTTAGCGACGCAGGTCAAGGCGCTTGAGAGCGGGAATGCAAAGTTAAAAGAAGATCTGGCATTTTTTGAGAAATTGCTCCCGACCAATATCGGTGCCAGAGGTATTTCGATTCAAAAATTGCATGCCAACATGACTACCCCTAGTCAGCTGCATTATCAGATGCTGGCAGTGCAGGGCGGTAAAGGTAGTGGGGAGTTTGTTGGTAACTTGCAGCTTGTGTTAACCGTTATTCAAAATGGCAAAAGTGCTATGATCACCTTCCCAGAGGCGAATACCGCCGATGCTGCCCAGTACAGGTTGTCATTCCGATACTATCAGCGGCTCGATGGCGCATTAACGCTGCCACAGGGCGCCGTCGTCAAGGCCATCCAGGCACGCGTACTTGAAAAAGGTCAGATTCGCGCCCAGGAATCCGAAAATTTGTGAGGATTCATCATGTTTCGACGTAAAAGCAAGGCGGTCATAGAGAGTCTTATCGGTATTTCCACCAGTATTAAGGGCGACGTTCGCTTCAAAGGTGGATTGCGTATCGACGGGCATATCGAAGGTAATTTGTGTTCCGAGGTCGATGCCGCTTCAATGCTGGTGATTTCCGAGCATGCGAAAATTGTCGGCGATGTCCACGCGGCGCATTTGATCGTCAACGGCGAAATTGTTGGCGATGTTTATTCCGGAGAGTTTCTTGAGTTGCAGCCGCGCGCCAGAATAACTGGCAATGTGTACTACAAGGCCTTGGAAATGCATGGCGGCGCGATTGTCGCCGGTCAGCTTAGCCACTCGCTGGAGGTCGTTGAGGAAGTCCGCGCCATAGCGAAAAATGCGACCCAAAGCATCGAACAAACTATCGAAGAAACACCCATGCTAAAGCTGGCGGTGTCCGGCGAAGCATGAAAATTGTCTAAGGCCTATAATAGGTCCATTGTTTTCCTAAGCAGGAGCCTGAAATGAATGCTATTACCGAATCGCTAGACCTTTCCACCATGCCCGCCCCCATCTTATTCAGCGACAGCGCTGCTGCTAAAGTGGCGCAACTGATCGAAGAAGAAGGAAATAATGACCTCAAATTGCGCGTGTTTGTGCAAGGTGGTGGTTGTTCCGGTTTTCAGTACGGTTTCACGTTCGATGAAATCGTCAACGAAGACGATACGACGATGTCCAAGAACGGCGTGCAGCTGCTCATCGATTCGATGAGCTACCAGTACCTCGTTGGTGCAGAGATCGATTACAAAGACGATCTTGAGGGCGCGCAATTTGTGATCAAGAATCCGAACGCGACCAGCACTTGCGGCTGCGGCTCATCGTTTTCTGCCTGATTCCAGTTGTTTCAGAGGGCTGGATGGCTTTGAATTGCTTGTATAGTTAGCATCCATGCCGACTCTATCGCACGATTAAAAAAACCACATTCAATCGATGTGGTTTTTTTATGTGTGCGGCGCAGTGTAGCCTATGCGACCGCCCGATACCGTAGTCGTAATGCACCTGTACCGGTTGGATTTTCATTACTTGTACAACTTGCTAGTATTACCTATTTCTTTCGATATGGTTGCATAGCTAATTAATTGAATGTATGATTATTTATGTTTGAACATTGCCTCTATTTCAATACAAACGCACTCGCCAGAAGATTGGATCGTGAGTGGGTACGCGCATTTAAGCCGTTTGATTTGACTCCACCGCAGGCTTTTATGTTGCGTGCGATTCTTAACAAGCCCGGCTTGCTGCAGTGGGAGCTGGCGAAAGAAATGGGTATATCGAGGCCCACTGCCACGCGCAGCATAGACGGTTTAGTAATGAAACAATTAATTGAACGAAAAGATTCCGATCGGGATGGGCGGGAATCTTGTGTCGTCCCGTTGCAGGCTGCACTTGATTTGCATCAGTGTCTTGATGCGGCAAGTGGAGAGGTTACCCGCCGCCTGAAAAATCTGCTTGGAGTGGATGTATTCGTGGAAACAGTTGGCAAAATTCGGGATGTTCGAACAGTGATGGATTAAATTTTTTTAATATTATAGTTGCATAACTAACTAAAAGAGGCCCAAATGCCAATCCTTAACGTAAAAGTAAGTGCGCAGCGTTCAAATTTATTGACGCAATCAATTTCAGAAATGCTGCTCGACCTGACCACGCGAATATTGCGTAAAAGGAGGGAGCTTATTGCCATTGCAATTGATTATATTGATCCGGAAGATTGGATCATTGGAGGTAGTTCTCTATTAATACAAAACAAAAACAGTTTTTATTTTGATATTAAGATAACTGATGAGTCGAATACTAAAGAGGAAAAGGCTGAATATATAAAAGCAGTATTTGAGGCATTTTCAACATTATTGGGTAATTTGCATGATGTCAGCTACATCTATGTGCAGGATGTGCGGGGTAGTGCCTACGGTTATGAGGGCGAAACACAAGAGTACCGCTTCCATCATCCGGTCGAATGAAGAGCTCGGGGCATTGAGTGAATTGACCCCGGAAAATAGGTACGACTAACCTGCAGTCAGGTCACTAATAACATCTGACTGCAGCTGCAAACCGGTTTAGTTCCGAGCAAACGCTGCGGAGGCCAGCGCAATCGTCGTGTTGATAATCGCCTCGTCGTGCTGAGCCGAAACAAATCCGGCTTCAAATGCTGACGGTGCCAAATACACCCCCGCATCCAGCATCAAGTGGAAAAAGCGATTGAAGCGCTCCTTGTCGCCCTGCATGACCGTCGCGAAACTATTGGGAATCGAATCGGCAAAATACAAACCGAACATGCCGCCAATCGCATCCGCGCAAAATGCCACGCCGGCGCTCTGCGCGGCCGCCGTCAGTCCTTGGGCCAATTGCGCCGTACGGGCCGACAAAGCCGTGTAGAAGCCCGGTTCCTGAATTAATTTAAGGGTCGTCAGGCCCGCCGCCACAGCGATCGGGTTGCCCGACAGCGTCCCCGCCTGATACACCGCGCCCAGCGGCGCCAGATGCGCCATGATGTCAGCGCGGCCGCCGAATGCGGCAACCGGCAAGCCGCCGCCGATAACTTTACCCAGCGCCGTCAAATCGGGCGTAATGCCGTACAAAGCCTGAGCGCCGCCCAGAGCAACCCGGAAGCCGGACATGACTTCATCGAAAATCAGGATCGCCCCGTGTTTGGTACAAAGGCGGCGCATGGTGTGCAAAAACTCAGCATTGCCGCGTACCAGATTCATATTGCCGGCAACCGGTTCCACGATCACGCAGGCAATTTCGTCGCCAGAAGTACGGAACGCCTCTTCCAGTTGTTCGGAATTGTTGTAATCCAGCACCAACGTATGTTTGACGAAATCCGCCGGCACGCCTGCCGAAGTCGGATTGCCAAACGTCAGCAAGCCGCTGCCAGCCTTCACCAACAGCGAGTCGGCATGGCCGTGATAGCAACCCTCAAACTTGATGATCTTGTCCCGACCGGTAGCGCCGCGCGCCAGGCGCAGTGCGCTCATGGTGGCTTCGGTACCACTAGAGACCAGGCGTACCTGTTCGATGGAGGGAACCAGTTTGCAAATTTCTTCCGCCATCAGGATTTCACCTTCGGTCGGCGCGCCAAAACTCAGTCCGCGCAGGGCCGCTTGCTGCACGGCTTCAACGACTGTCGGATGGGCATGGCCGACAATCGCCGGCCCCCAGGAACCG harbors:
- the rpsI gene encoding 30S ribosomal protein S9, yielding MIGNYNYGTGRRKSAVARVFIKSGSGQIVVNGKPANEYFSRETGLMVIRQPLELTNNVERFDIMVNVHGGGESGQAGAVRHGITRALIDYDATLKPELSKAGFVTRDAREVERKKVGLRKARRAKQFSKR
- the argC gene encoding N-acetyl-gamma-glutamyl-phosphate reductase, translating into MIKVGIVGGTGYTGVELLRLLSMHPQARVQAVTSRKEDGMPVADMYPSLRGHVDVAFSSPEKAALTDCDVVFFATPHGVAMAQAPELLAAGVKVIDLAADFRLQDTAVFEKWYKMPHSCPELLKEAAYGLPELNRAQIRKARLVGNPGCYPTTMQLGLAPLLRAGVVDATRLIADCKSGVSGAGRKAEISMLFSEASDNFKAYGISGHRHLPETVEQLTKLTAEKVGLLFSPHLVPMIRGMHSTIYARLTSEIDNASLQALFEDAYRDEPFVDVMPFGSHPETRSTRASNMLRIALHRPEDGDTVVVLVVQDNLVKGAAGQAVQCMNLMFGIQETAGLMHVPVMP
- a CDS encoding DUF6776 family protein, whose product is MTIRRHLPWPLRAVIFTALIALGGVLAKWAYDIDVRLHEHLPAGTSSGRMEELTGQVKALSEERDRLVSAADAAESQLSIERASGAQLATQVKALESGNAKLKEDLAFFEKLLPTNIGARGISIQKLHANMTTPSQLHYQMLAVQGGKGSGEFVGNLQLVLTVIQNGKSAMITFPEANTADAAQYRLSFRYYQRLDGALTLPQGAVVKAIQARVLEKGQIRAQESENL
- a CDS encoding polymer-forming cytoskeletal protein — protein: MFRRKSKAVIESLIGISTSIKGDVRFKGGLRIDGHIEGNLCSEVDAASMLVISEHAKIVGDVHAAHLIVNGEIVGDVYSGEFLELQPRARITGNVYYKALEMHGGAIVAGQLSHSLEVVEEVRAIAKNATQSIEQTIEETPMLKLAVSGEA
- the erpA gene encoding iron-sulfur cluster insertion protein ErpA, producing MNAITESLDLSTMPAPILFSDSAAAKVAQLIEEEGNNDLKLRVFVQGGGCSGFQYGFTFDEIVNEDDTTMSKNGVQLLIDSMSYQYLVGAEIDYKDDLEGAQFVIKNPNATSTCGCGSSFSA
- a CDS encoding MarR family transcriptional regulator translates to MFEHCLYFNTNALARRLDREWVRAFKPFDLTPPQAFMLRAILNKPGLLQWELAKEMGISRPTATRSIDGLVMKQLIERKDSDRDGRESCVVPLQAALDLHQCLDAASGEVTRRLKNLLGVDVFVETVGKIRDVRTVMD
- a CDS encoding 4-oxalocrotonate tautomerase, with translation MPILNVKVSAQRSNLLTQSISEMLLDLTTRILRKRRELIAIAIDYIDPEDWIIGGSSLLIQNKNSFYFDIKITDESNTKEEKAEYIKAVFEAFSTLLGNLHDVSYIYVQDVRGSAYGYEGETQEYRFHHPVE
- the hemL gene encoding glutamate-1-semialdehyde 2,1-aminomutase, encoding MTSTAHTNDSLFARAQLTTPGGVNSPVRAFRSVGGSPRFIARAEGPYFWDVEGRRYIDYIGSWGPAIVGHAHPTVVEAVQQAALRGLSFGAPTEGEILMAEEICKLVPSIEQVRLVSSGTEATMSALRLARGATGRDKIIKFEGCYHGHADSLLVKAGSGLLTFGNPTSAGVPADFVKHTLVLDYNNSEQLEEAFRTSGDEIACVIVEPVAGNMNLVRGNAEFLHTMRRLCTKHGAILIFDEVMSGFRVALGGAQALYGITPDLTALGKVIGGGLPVAAFGGRADIMAHLAPLGAVYQAGTLSGNPIAVAAGLTTLKLIQEPGFYTALSARTAQLAQGLTAAAQSAGVAFCADAIGGMFGLYFADSIPNSFATVMQGDKERFNRFFHLMLDAGVYLAPSAFEAGFVSAQHDEAIINTTIALASAAFARN